ATAGAGATGGTTGTTGGAGTGATTTCAGTACCATGTCTAGTGTTTGTTCAGTTAGATCTTCAAGGATACTTCAGCTGGAAGCTCCTATGCTGCTCTCAATTTCCATGTGGATTTTATTAAGAATGGTCCATGTTTGTGACGAGCATATGCCATAGGTGCTTGAACAAAGAGTGGAAAAGTTCCCATATTTCAGTACCATGTCTAGTACACCCTCTGTTCCAAAAGATAAGACGTATTGGCAGTTTtagaaaacaggtagtagtttgctAGGTTTGCATCAGTTTTAACATCTTTCATATTATTACTGTCAGTAGCTTGCATGCCTTCACTGGAGAAAGTTAAGAGGAATTTTTGTAATGGTCTTCTGTTGGAACCTGTCGACAAATTTTGCTACACACCGGGATCTTGAGCGCTGGAATGGAACAAGTGTGTCAGGTCAGTACAATATCCCTTTTGTTTCATACTACCAAATAACAATATTCTGCTGCCGGAAAAAAAAGGTTATAGTCTTGTAGATCCAACTGCAAAATTGTTCTTCACTTGTTTACTGGGGTATATGTACATACATCTATTTACACATTGCATCACATGAAGATTTACCAAAAAGGGGTGCATATATATACATCAAGAAGACATCACTTCTCACTAGCTAAAATATAGCCATTGACTGGCCAAGACCCGTGCAAACCATGGCGATGCCACTCTGGTTGCTGCGTGGCATTACCACAGAGCTAAGGACGGCTCTCTCCACCTCCTCTGAAGGCTTTCTTTTAAGCAAGCATATCACATACGCCATCACCGCCGCGTTGCAAGGTACCGTGATCCTGTCTTCACTCGTGAACCCGAACTCGTCCTCCGACATCCTCAGGAGTTCCCCGAACACCGTTGTACTGAGGTACGCCAGCGGGACTTCGAACCGCTCTCCACCGGTAGTGTAGACAACGCAGTGGCCCTTGTCTGCGATGGCCGATGCGCCCCGCAGGTTGGCGTCGTGGATCGGCCCCATCGTCGCCGGCCTCCGGTTCCTGAGGGCTGCCATCTGCTGCCACTTCTTTGCCTGCTGAACTAGGCTCCTAGGACTTATCATAGTGTATTTTTTCTGATGAGATGCCCTTTTGCATAAATGTGTGTTGGTACTTGATGTTTTTGGGTGGTGTGAAGACGCTTGTGTGCTAGTTCCAAGTATTTATAGGATAGCAAGGGAACACTGCAGCCTTATGTTTGTCATGTGGGTGTGTAACCATCGGTATGACTAGTTGCCAGAGACAAAGTCTTGGTGTTATCCTCCGAGGTAGCTACTTGCTCTGCATGATTGAGCCTGATACCCGCTTTTCTTCCTAGTCTGCACTTTTGGTCCACTCTAGTTATCCTTTTCTTGGTCCAGTCTATGTCAGTCTTGTTCTCCCATTATGGCAGTCTACCTCATGCTGCTTGGTTTTACATTCGTAACTGGTTGCATTGGTTCTGAATCTTCTGATTACCAGATGTTTACTTCAGTGAGCTTGTTTGTTTGTATACGTTTtcttctaacgttgttttcagaaCAACGATCTACTCTTGACCAATAAACATGCTAGCACATGGTTCCAACCGGTGCATAATTCAAGTTGTTTGTTTGTAGTACAAAGCCTTGGTCATTTCTCTAGGCTAATTCAACGTGTTGATGTGAGATATAGGAAAGTGAACCAATAAAAACACTGTTTATTGAACCAACTGATCTTAGTTTTTTACTGGATTTATAAATCTGAGGGCTTGTCCACTAATCAGATTCCATTTTTTGGGACACTCATTTGTAACTAGTGTCTAGTGCATAATCCGCTTTGTTTCTAGTACCAGATTCCCTGTGATGTGCAGTCCGCAGGTTCTATCTGTGTTTATCTCGCTTTCTTAACCACTTCCTTACTTTCTGCCATAGCTATAATCTCAGCAACTGCTTCCTCCAGTTTCCATGTGTTCTACATCAATGGTTTCTTCCTCCATTTTTCTTCTCCCGGTGGaccattcaagccatttatttaACTTTCTTTTGTAAACATTGTTTTCTAGATTCAGTCAAAATCCAGCTGCCATAGTACCTTTTTAAGCCAGCAAACGTCGACGTTTTCCCAAAAGTCTTTGTAGACCTCTTTCCAATGAAAAATCTTTTTTGTGTAATTCCAAATGTGAAGCAAGTCTCCGTATCTTATTGGTGAAACTGAATACTTGAAATTGGGATCAATTCTAGGCCACTTCATGACTGTCTAAAAAAAGATTCATTCCAGTGGTCAGATGCTCAAATTGGGGCCTTCACAACATTGAAGAATTGTCTGGTCACTGCTCCTGTTATGGCTTTGCCTGATTTGACCCTACCATTTACTTTTTAAACAGATGCATCAGGTCAAGGTATTGGTTCTGTCCTCATGCAACAAGGCAGACCAATTGCTTATTTCAGTAAAACCATGGGAAAAGAAAAGGGAACTTCACCTCTTCCTATGGAGCAGGATCTTGCATAAGTCTTTCAAATTCAAGGGTTCCGCTTTTTTCTCTCTAAATTGACCCACTTACAAAAATCCTAGGACTATATGGAATATAGATACCTATACTAGTGCTCTGTGAAGTAAAGAGAAGGAAGGCATTCCAAAACTTCCTGTTTATCAGTTCAGTCATAATTAAACCTTCCATTTTTTATTTTAGAACTTCGGGTTTCAGAGACTTTTCCCACAATAGAGGCTTTGTTCTTTTTGAGCAGAAAGAATGAATGCAGTATCGACAGAATGGTATCTATCTTTTTAATATTCGTTTTCCAGGGGAATGAGCCAACCCACACAAGAGGAATAGCTAGGATTTCCAGAAGAAGATGCAATTTGATTGATGAGAAATAAAAAGGAATATCGAGAATTCACGTGGCTGAAGTTGAAGCAGCTACTTTCGAAGTAACAGAAAGAAAAGCAGCGACCGGAGTGGGGGAGTTAGAGTCGAAAAGAGGATTCCTCGCTCAGCTTGCCCTCTGGCACAGATGTGGGAAAAGGTCTCAGTTGCGGAATCGAATATGAATGAAGTTAGAACAATCAGCGTAAGCTCTTTCTCTAGGGCCACTGTCCTGCATGCTGGATCCTCTATTCTATGTTCTTTCCGAAAGCGTGCCAATCCCTATGTTGTGCGGAGCTGAGCATCATCTATTCGCTGGGATCAAGCTTTTCCTCTGCAGGGGCCTTGTGCTCCGTGTTTTTTTCCTTAAACAGAACTCTATGTTTTTAAGTATGAGATTTATTTGTGGTCATTGCTGACAGTATTTTCAACACATGCTTTATTGAGTATCTATGTTGAAGAGTCAATTAACATGCTTTTATTTGCTTAGCTAGTGCTGGAGTAATAAGCAACTTTATGATCTTTCTAACAAGACCGTTTCGTAAGTGTAGCTGCAAGCTGCTGCTGCACTATGTATGACACGAGAACCGCATGGATGATAGATCATGAAACTATGCATGCCAATTTTTATCTGTTTTCCGTATGAAAAAGAGAAGCTCTAAAACTATGTATGCTGTACTATTTATTTTCTGTGGTAAAGGTGCGTTTGCAACTTGCAGGCAGTGGATGTTATTGTATTATCAGAAAGTTATGTTATTCAGAGGCGCAGAAGGGGGCAGAATTAGCTTAACAAACGGCTCATGTGTATTCTTGAGCAACCAAAGAGCTAATCCGGAATTAATAGTGCCCGGGTTAGATAGCATGATATTGATATGATATACTTTAATCTTTCTTTTGTACAGTTCACATGAAGTCGTATTTTGTTATGAGGTTTAACAAATAAAAGCAATGTTTGTTTAACCTACTGCTTGTAGTTTTAAGCCATTTTTAGTTCCAGATTCCCTGTGGTCTGCATTCCACAGATTATTCCTGGGTTTATCATGTTTTCTTAATCTCCAGCAAATATGTGGTCTGCATCAATGGTTTCTTCCTCCATTTTAGTACTTCTCTAGATGGACCACTTGAGCCTCCGTGTGCCCATTTATTTGGTTGAAATGTAGCTTTCTTTAGACATTGTTTTCTTGATCCAGTCAAACTCCAGCAGCTACTTCCTATCTCACAAGAGTTACCTGTTCATTTCCTCGAAAAAGAGTTTATTGAACACATGCTTGATTTTGTATCCACTTTGAATAGTCAATTAACATGCGTGTATATTCTTAGCTGGTATTGTATATTGCCTGACTAATAAACAGCTTAATGATATTTCTAACAGGAACACGTCAGAAGTGTAGCTGCTGATGTGCCATGTATAATAACAACATAAGAGAATTGCATGGATAATAAATCATGAAACGGTGGAAAATTTGGGTTGGCTGTCAATTGGCTCGAAATGATTACGTCGTTACAAGAAACTGCTGAAATCTTTTGGCCCCAGACATTTTTTATATTTTGACCCATTCCTTAACACAGATCAAGTGAGACGGAAATCTTGTTATTCCTTGCCATGATGGTGATACTTGTTTGCGGAACCATTTTCACAGCCACTGCACAGGCTGTGTGATAGAAACGCTAGTCGCAATGATTTCATACTTTCAGTAGCATGTCTAGCCTAAAGGTTTGTTCAGTTAGCACTTTAAGGATACTTCAGCTGGAGTGAACCAGATAACTTGGTAATACAGTAGAAAAGAGCATGATTTCTATATATGTTCCCAAAaatctcaacacagaagaaagagaattaTTTTCTTTGGGCGTTTCACATGGCACGGTTCGAGAGAGATTGAGAACGGAGGTCAGAGATGGACAAATTGTTGTGGTTGCAATGCTTAATTCCAATGTTAAGTGTGATTATGCCTCACAGATGTAGCTTATAAATTAATCAAATTTACACATGTTTAGTTGGCAttcatgctttctttctttttgttggttTGCCGGTCATATCGTGACAATAAATGTAACtactaaagaataaataaaaatgtGAAGCAAAGATGATCAAGCAGGCACTGATCAACAACTACTATCTTGCAAATTCATACTTTCAATATTTATCTCATGAAGTTTGGAAAATAGCTATCCCGTGCAGTAGCATGGGTTGATGACTAGTAGTTCCCAATATTACAGCGTCCAAATGAacaggcgcagcaacgcgcgccttcaATCCTCTAGTACATAAGCGTTAATTAGCTAGTGATTTGTGTATAGCCCTGTGCTCATTAATGTAGTACAATCCATTATGAGTTGATCTCAATAATCGTATCATTGCTTGGACACAGGGCGGAGCTTCATGGGGCCATGGGGGTCATTGCCCCCCTCCCACTACTCTAGAAAAactcttaggctggtcatagtgggggtaACTTAAGTAATAACTGTTTAGATCAGCAATTTTGCTTACGTGGCACTGAATTAATGAAGAGAAAGTAACTTAGAGTAACCTATTTGGTTACCGTAACATAGGGCACATCATGAGATGTCTTTAATGCCAAATCGATCCAGTGTTGCTGTGTCACTTAAAAAAAAAGAGCTCGTCCCTTTCCTTTGCGGTTGAGGCCTCCATCCATCTCCCggaaccggatcctctaacattAAGAAGGAAAGTTAGAGAAGTTACAATCCCCTAACTTTCCTTCTTGCAATCCATATGAATAAGGCTAAAATAATTCAAATCAATATGCAAATTACAGATTTAATGTGTAAATCTATAATCATTACATACAAACAATTCGATGATGAAATAAAATTAACTATATATTATTTATATCTATAGTAAATATCAATAGTAAATAATCCGCTAAATGTCTCTAACATTCCTTCTTCATTTTACACTATGATTACACTGTAGCACCGTGGCTTTACTTCTCTAAGTTAGAGGATCCGCCTCCCCATCTCCCTCCCGGCCGCCTCCATCTACCCTCGCCTCCCTCTCTGTCTCGTCGGCCAACGgcagctccgggcggcggcggctccaacCGGGGAGCCACCCGAATCATGGCTAAATCTGGTGCCCGCAAGGAGGCAGCGTCAGCCCGGTCGTCGGCGACCTCGCCACCACATCACTTCGCCGGCGCCCCGGCAAGCTCGCATGCCAACCCCTCGCCACAGCCGCTCATCTACCCCGGCGCCTCGACGAGCTCCGCCGCCAACCCCTCAACGCCACCGCACTTGTACCCCCATGTCATGGAGGCCTCCTCTGCCAACCCCTTGTTGAATACATGGTACAGTTCTCTGCAGCAACTGCAGTTTCTTAGCTCGCATTTGCATCGCTTGGCAATTACTATTTTGCGTTCTGCTTGTGGAGTTCCTGATTCAGCAGTTGTACGTGTTCAAGCAGATATTCCCAAGTCTGTAGCTATGTTCAGGTCGTTGCTTGCTTGATTTTTTCAGATGCATTTTGTACTAGATTAGCAGAGACTAGATTCAGTTAACTAGCAGAGACTAGGTAAAATAATTTGGTGTGAGATTCACTTAACTAGATTGAGTCCCAACACAGGGCGGAGCTTCATGGGGCCATGGGGGCCATTGCCCCCCTCCCCCTACTCTAGAAAAactcttaggctggtcatagtgggggtaACTTAAGTAATAACTGTCCAGATCAGCAATTTCGCTTACGTGGCAACTGCTTCCTCCAGATTCCATGTGGTCTACATCAATGGTTTCTTCCTCCATTTTTCTTCTCCCGGTGGACCATGGTTTCTTCCTCCATTTTTCTTCTCCCGGTGGaccattcaagccatttatttaGCTTTCTTTTGTAGACATTGTTTCCTAGATTCAGTCAAAATCTAGCGGCCATAGTACCTTCTCTAACTCACTAGTGTTCCGTATTTTTTTTCTTTAAACAGAACTCTATGTTTTTGAGTATGAGTTTTATTTGTGGTCATCGCTGACAGTATTTTCAACACATGCTTTATGGAGTATCTATTTTGAAGAGTCAATTAACATGCATGTATTTGCTTAGCTAGTGCTGAACTAATAAGTAACTTTATGATCTTTCTAACAAGACCACTTCATTAGTGTAGCTGCAAGCTGATGCTGTACTATGTATGACACGAGAACCGTATGGAAAAGAGAACCTCTAAAACTATGATAGATCATGAAACTATGCATGGCAATTTTTATCTGTTTTCCGTATGGAAAAGAGAACCTCTAAAACTATTTTATGTTGTACTATTTATTTTCTGTGGTAAAGGTGCGTTTGCAACTTGCAGGCAGTGGATGTTATTTTATTATCAGAAAGTTATGTTATTCAGAGGAGCGGAAGGGGACATAATTAGCTTAACAAACGGCTCATGTGTATTCTTGAGCAACCAAAGAGCTAATCCGGAATTAATAGTGCCCGTGTTAGATAGCATGACATTGATATGATATACTTTAATCTTTCTTTTGTACAGTTCACATGAAATCGTATTTTGTTAGAGCAgttttaacatgctccctcttacctTCTCTTTTCACATGAGAGGTAAAAGTATATAATAGATCTGAGCCGTTGATCTTGTTAATTAATGGTCTGattaactcttaccttcttacctcACTTGTAAAAAAAGagggtaagagggagcatgttaaaatttGCCATTTTGTTATGAGGTTCAACAAATAAAAGCAATGTTTGTTTAACCTACTGCTTATAGTTTTAAGCAACTGCCAATTTTTAGTTCCAGATTCCCTGTGATCTGCACTCCACGGATTCTTCCTGGGTTTAGCATGTTTTCTTAATCTCCAGCAAATATGTGGTCTGCGTCAATGGTTTCTTCCTCcattttagtactccctccgtccggaaatactcgtcggaggaatggatgtatctagatgtattttagttctagatacattcatttttatgcatttctccgacaaatatttccggacggagggagtacttctctaGATGGACCACTCGAGCCTCCGTGTGCCCATTTATTTGGTTGAAATGTAGCTTTCTTTAGACATTGTTTTCTTGATCCAGTCAAACTCCAGCAGCTACTTCCTATCTCACAAGAGTTACCTGTTCATTTCCTCGAAAAAGAGTTTATTGAACACATGCTTGTTTTAGTATCCACTTTGAATAGTCAATTAACATGCTTGTATATTCTTAGCTGGTCTTGTATATTGCCTGACTAATAAACAGCTTAATGATATTTCTAACAGGAACACGTCAGAAGTGTAGCTGCTGCTGTGCCATGTATAATAACAACATAAGAGAATTGCATGGATAATAAATCATGAAACGATGGAAATTTTGAGTTGGCTGTCAATTGGCTAGAAATGATTACGTCGTTACAAGAAACTGCTGAAATCTTTCGGCCCCAGACATTTTTTATATTTTGACCCATTCCTTAACACAGATCAAGTGAGAAGGAAATCTTGTTATTCCTTGCCATGATGGTGATACTTGTTTGCGGAACCATGTTCACAGCCACTGCACAGGCTGTGTGATAGAGACGCTTGTCGCAGTGATTTCAGACTTTCAGTAGCATGTCTAGCCTAAATGTTTGTTCAGTGAGCACTTCAAGGATACTTCAGCTGGAGTGAGCCATGTCAGGTCAGTACAATACCCCTTTTGTTCATGCCAAATAACAATATAAGGATATATAGATCCAACTGTAAAATTGTTCTTCTTCACCCGTTTATTACTGGTTATGTGCATACATCTATCAATTTACACATAACATCTCTTCAACATTTACCAAAAAGGGTGTGCGCTTCTCATCACTAGCTAAAATATAGCCAGTGACTGGCCAAGACCCTTGCAAACCATGGCGATGGCACTCTGGTTGCCATGTGGCATTACTACTGAGCTCACAGTAACCCTCTCCACCTCTTCTGACGGCTTTCTCCTGAGCAAGCACATCACATACGCCATCACCACCGCGTCACAAGGTACTCGCAACACCATTGTACCGAGGTACACCAACGGGACCTCGAATCGCTCCCCAACAATGACCCTTGTCTGCGATGGCCGATGAGCCGCGCAGGTTGGCTTCTTTGATCTGCCACATCATTAACCAACCTCCGGTTCCCGAGGGCTGCCATCAGCTGCCACTTGTTTGCCTGCTGAACTAAACCCCTAGGAGTAATCATGGTATTTTATTTCTTCTGATGAGATGCGCTTTTGCAGAAATGTGTGTTGGTACTTAATGTTTTTGGGTGGTGTAAGATGTTTCTGTGCTAGTTCCAGGAGGTAGCTACTTGGTCTGCATGAGGTTGATACCCACGTTTTCTTGGTCCAGTCTATGTCAGTCTTATTCTTCCATTATGGCAGTCTGCCTCATGCTGCTTGGTTTTACATTCTTAACGGGTTGCATTGGTTCCGATTACCAGAGGTTTACTTCTTGAGCTTGTTTGTTTGTACACCTTATCTTTTAAAGTTGTTTTCAAAACTACGATCTACTGATGACCAATAAACGTGCTAGCCCATGGTCCCAAACCTGTGAACGCAACCTCTGTTTATTTTTGTAGGATAATTCAACTTGTTGATGTGAGGTGCAGGAAAATGAACCAATAAAAACTCTGTTTATTTAACCCACTGCTCATAGTTTTTCACTGGATACCATTGATAATCAGCCCTACTTGTGTGACTTTGCTTCGTCTGCAGCCCATAGATTCTTCCTGCATTTATCTTGCTTTCTGAACCACTTCCCTCAATTATGATCTCCATAGCTATGATATTGCTTGGTCTGCAGACCATAGCTATGATCTCCAGCAACCAATAGTTTCTTACTCCATCTTAGTTCTCTTGGTGGACAATTCAAGCCTCCTTATGGCCATCTATTTGGTTCAGATATCGTCTTATGGATTCAGTCAAACTCCAGTGTTCATCGTACTTCCTAACTCACTAGAGTTACCTGTATTTTTGCCTCAAACATAGTTCCATGTTTTTAACTATCGAATTTTGTGGTAATCACCAACAGCATTTTGAACATATGTTTGATGGAGTATCCACTCTGAAGAATCAATTAACATGCTTGTATTTGCTTTGCTGGCATATAGTGGCCAACTAATAAATAACTTTGCGATATTTCTATCAAGAAAACTTCGTATGCGTAGCTGCCTCTCTACAATGTGTATAACATAAGAGAACCACATGGATGATAGATTTAGGTTTACGATGGAAGACCACAGTGGTAAACACCAAGAACGTGAGCTTACTTCCATGTAAATCCAAGTGAGTATAACTGTCACATTAGAGAGGTAGCGCCAATCATCAGTGCTGAGGAACATACTATTTGGCATTAACTAAGGTTTTTATTTACTTTGGTTTTGTTTGAATAGTTCGTTGGCAGTGGTTGTCAGGGGAGTGATCACCAACAcacctccatcgccaattccatgatgctccccgccgggag
Above is a window of Triticum dicoccoides isolate Atlit2015 ecotype Zavitan chromosome 5B, WEW_v2.0, whole genome shotgun sequence DNA encoding:
- the LOC119306057 gene encoding auxin-responsive protein SAUR36-like; the protein is MISPRSLVQQAKKWQQMAALRNRRPATMGPIHDANLRGASAIADKGHCVVYTTGGERFEVPLAYLSTTVFGELLRMSEDEFGFTSEDRITVPCNAAVMAYVICLLKRKPSEEVERAVLSSVVMPRSNQSGIAMVCTGLGQSMAIF